A part of Emys orbicularis isolate rEmyOrb1 chromosome 13, rEmyOrb1.hap1, whole genome shotgun sequence genomic DNA contains:
- the CCDC42 gene encoding coiled-coil domain-containing protein 42 — translation MTTMEEEDLSEYFRMQYGQKLLKLLMKFPAPEEQSPSPSIRLLEKKKEATLVHRAMEAQKEAFRTRMEALNNRWEELRAKEIQLKAYIKKFEQFIQENDQKRIRALKKANKEKELKKQRVKELAKAKLDMAVLKQEHQRLSNKLQQYSIFNKYLEKVVEMSEFEEIREVIGRYKTLVGMHQDLMQSAQEGLEMIEQAKVRLSHYTEEKDDEILQHNNKLARLQMRFDRARSDVIVWESRWAHIQNTAAKKTLMLGTIKMATLNLFQSVSKQLKETLSVPVEDTHRQLDMIQQFIQDLSDIWAEVKKKDIQSRSMIVVVKDV, via the exons ATGACCACCATGGAGGAAGAGGACCTGTCGGAGTATTTCCGCATGCAGTATGGGCAGAAGCTCCTGAAGCTGCTGAT GAAATTCCCAGCGCCGGAGGAGCAATCCCCATCGCCATCCATTCGGCTGctggagaagaagaaagaggcCACGCTGGTGCACAGGGCTATGGAGGctcagaaggag GCTTTCCGGACAAGGATGGAAGCCCTGAATAACCgatgggaggagctcagggccaAGGAGATTCAGCTGAAGGCTTATATAAAGAAATTTGAGCAGTTCATACAG GAAAATGACCAAAAGCGAATTCGAGCCCTGAAGAAAGCCAACAAGGAGAAAGAGCTGAAGAAACAGAGGGTGAAGGAGCTGGCCAAGGCCAAGCTGGACATGGCAGTCCTAAAACAGGAGCACCAGCGGCTCTCCAACAAGCTGCAGCAGTACTCCATCTTCAACAAGTACCTGGAGAAGGTGGTCGAGATGTCGGAG tttGAGGAGATACGGGAAGTCATTGGCCGGTACAAGACGCTGGTGGGCATGCACCAGGATCTCATGCAGTCGGCGCAGGAGGGGCTGGAGATGATCGAGCAGGCGAAGGTGCGCCTGTCGCACTACACGGAGGAGAAGGACGACGAGATCCTGCAGCACAACAACAAGCTGGCACGCCTGCAGATGCGCTTCGACCGCGCCCGCAGCGATGTCATCGTCTGG GAGTCTCGCTGGGCCCACATCCAGAACACAGCCGCCAAGAAAACCCTCATGCTGGGCACCATCAAGATGGCCACCCTGAACCTCTTCCAGAGCGTGAGCAAGCAACTGAAGGAGACCTTGAGCGTGCCCGTGGAGGACACCCACAGGCAGCTGGACATG ATCCAGCAGTTCATCCAGGACCTTTCCGACATCTGGGCAGAGGTGAAAAAGAAGGACATCCAAAGCCGATCAATGATAGTTGTGGTCAAGGACGTGTAA